DNA from Musa acuminata AAA Group cultivar baxijiao chromosome BXJ1-5, Cavendish_Baxijiao_AAA, whole genome shotgun sequence:
TGACCCACATTGTGAACAGCAGGAATTTCAATCCTAGAATTGTATTCATTTTCTGGTGGAACCACAGGTTCATGACCAATTTCCACTGAGTCCTGCCATAAGCACTAAAGGTGAGAATGTCATGAGGATACTAATTGCCCTGACTTCTAGAAGAACAAGCATAACTATAATTTCTAGAATGATTGCTGGCAAGTGCTCTGGTTACCACATTTATGACAATAAGGAACAAAGTCCAAGAGGTTTCCCAGGAATGAACATGATGAAGACAGATGAAATAGAGGAAAACCATATGGGAACTTCCTTAACCAGACAAATGAAACGACTAATTCCAAGTATTTCACACGTGACATTACCATCCaatattttctgcatattttccTTGTTTTGATGTATCACTTCAAGCTTCCAGGGTTTTGAACAATATGGAAAATAAACTTTATGGCAGCTGAAGCCACTATCAAGCATACCATGTAGGACAATATgaagaatagaaaaacaaaaCTTCTGATTTCAGCTAACATGGAAGTGATTGCCTCACATAAACACAGGAGCACAAAAACTTTAGTCTCAACAATTTGCGGATGGAGTATATAAATCTTTGTTGCATCACTTATTGATCTGAGATTAAAATGTTATTTCTCACCATTCGAAAAATTTCCATCCAAGTCTTTCTGGTGTTTATCGTCCTGCACATGACACCTCTAATTCAAGCCAATGAGGCCTTTCATAATTCTCTATGAACACACCGAAACCACAAAACATGTAtctcaaggttcgcaatttcgtaccgtaccgaagtttcgtcgttcgctcggtacggtacgatactgtataccgagcggtataccgaatcgtatatatatatatatatatatatatatatatatatatatatatatatatatatatatatatatatatatatatatatataattcagcgacgtcgcctctcttctcccaggcgaggcaacgtcgcctcgtttatatatatatatatttatatatatatataatattatatatattatatatatatatatgtatacatatattttttataaaagacgacgtcgccttttccttctcccatgcggggtgacgtcgtcgaggcaacacgacgtcgcctcgtttatatatatatatatatatatatatcgttctgtCCGGTAACAGGCGGCccgtgtaccggtcagctgacgaaccggtacgtatcgcccgtaccgaacggtattattcgaaattgcataccttgatgtATCTAGATAGTTCCTCCAACTACTTAAAACCTAATTAATATTGTTGCAATTTTCCTGAAACTAGAGAGCTATACTGAAAGTTTTGTATTATGATAAAATCTGAAAAATCCTGCAATTGTTTATGTGATTCACTTGCCAAGGCATGAAAATATTTGGTGTTTGTGGTTGCCCTTTTTGAGCTAATGAACCTTAGCTAGCCACCTCCCTATTGCATCCTCCTGAAAGATCATTAATTTTCAgctctaatattttttttttcatctatacaGCCTGGTGGATAGCGAGGGAAGTAACAAGGAACCTCAAAGCCTGTGTAAGAGCTCCAACGAATGGTTTTTATGCTACATTTTCAGGTGGTTGTAAAACCCAGAGAAACTCCAACTCTTCCCAAGCCTGGATTGATGATGACAACTGTGTAAATTGATAAGAAGTCCCATAAGCTCGGTAAGACTTGGTCCCACCACATCAGCACAAACCCACCTCTGCTGCAACAATTAACACCAACTGTACCACCCATACCGCACTACACTTTGATCCTGTCAGACTTCATGGAGATGATACTAGTCTTCATGGGGAACAAAATGGGAATTTTCTTTACAAACCAAGTCCTAGAGGGCCCTAACCGCCCGCGAGTATCCCAACCTATGGTGGTTCAAAAATAGCATCAACATAGAGGAGGAGAATGAGGAGGAGGTTTGCTGACAATCAACAGCTCTTGAAAGCTATCAACAGTTGcccagattaaaaaaaattaaaaatttttaaaaaagaaaagaatcagtTATCAAATATTCTTGCTAGGAACCATAAAATACTGGTCAGTACATACCAATCCAATGTGTCTTTTGAACATCTAACTTACTTGTCTATCACCATGCCACTTTTTAGGTCGTTATAATTCCATAATAACTGTTGACAGCCCTCAATAGCTGTTGCAAAGAAACAACTTTACTCAGATGTGCCTAGTGCATGAAAGTCCCTGAAAACTCATATTGTAAAGGAACACCTTTACTATTTTACCAAGGCTCATCCTCATTATAATAGAGTAACCTGTttgatcttttttctcttttgaaaaaTGGGTACAGCTGGTTGGAGTGTCAGAAAATCAGAAATAAACACCTGAGGCATGATTACAGCTGGTGCATAGTTGTATAACATAGTAAGAAATTTAAAGACTAAGTTAACCTGACTGTTCATTTCCATCGGTGTGTCCTGAGTGCCCTCGGATTGATATTGTGCTGATTCCTCTGATGGTCTGTTCTGCTCGGTTGATTTTCTTtcagcttctctctgtttcttttcttccttttcctttctcAAACGTTCTTCCTCTTCTGCTTTCTCTATCCTTTCTTTGTGCTCTGCATAGCAAGTAGAGAAAAatcatgtcaaaagaaatattacgTCATATTACGGCATCTACATTACTTGATATGATACCAGTTAATCTAATGCAATCACAAATTGGATCATGTTGAGTTGCATGGTAGCTACCACATGAAATAAACTAAACATAATAGCTCAGTTAATTGGTCTTCAACTCAAAGCAACAACCCTCATAGGATGCTCAAGATGCAAATTTTATATATGTTATGGACCTAGCATGCATGAGTCACAATTGTCACTAAAAGCAACGTAAAGGGACTAGTTCTGTCTTTCAATAAATGTAGAACTGCATGCATGTCTACACCTTCAATTTAACTAATCAAGGTATATATGAAAAACTCCTCAATTCTTGTCTAATACAAGCATTAAAGTTGAAACAGACAGCTAGGTGTAGAAAGCAATAAAAAGGGCAAAAAAATGTGTATAAATGCCACAATCACCAGAATGCAGGAAAACCTGGAAATTAAACACTGTagcgagaaaaaaaatattttctacatGATTTATGACTAAAAATTAAAGATCTAGAGCGGTGACAGAAAATAGTTAAGATGCCCCACACATAGCTGAAGAAGTGGCAATTCACTGTCATTAAAAAAACTTGATGATACATTGCAATTACTGTATAACTATTTCTTATGCCTTCAAGTTGGGTCATCAGAAACAATAATAGTGAAGTTCCAATAAATCTTCAAAGGATACAGTTGCAGTGACCTATCCAGCATTCAAGTTAAATCTGATAGCTGAGTTTGCAGCATTTAGTAGTCTATTGTTTTCTTGTCAGATGATGTGACAGGTGAGGCACTGAAATTTGAATCCAGCAGTTACAAAGAATCCAGAACTTTTGTAATTTATTAATTAGAACATAACATAACTTCTAAAAAatgtataaatatttataaaagtcATCTGGACACCAATAACAAAAAAATTGAATTTAAAACTCAATTGGAAATTTGTATGAACAATATTACACCTCTAAGTTTCTCAACAAGTCCTTTAAGTATCTTCTCTTCATTTTTCAGCTTCAAAAGCTCTGCTTCATCCTCGGCAAATGCCTGTTTTGCCTTTTCAAGTTCTTGTTTCCGGATGGCTAACCCATCCTGATGTGTtgctatcttcttcttcaatttttcACGTGCTGATTTCCCAGCCTCCCAACATGTATTTGGGCAGTTTGATTTGCCATTATATTCATCACTCCCATCACAGCAATCTATATGTAACAAAATAAGCAAATGCAGCATGAAGGTTAAAATCTCTGCAGATGAACCTAAAATCATATAGTTCTTGCCTGAAGAAGACAATACAATACAAAAACCCAGTAATAGTATTTGTGGCATTTAATGTACTTATAAGTAGCAGACAACAATTCATTTATTGACTGAACCTACTGGAAGATAATATTTAAGATTCTACTAGTGGGATTAGATGCACTAATAACAATCTCATGTAGCAGGCAACAATGAATTTATTGACAGAAGCTCCTGGTGTAAACAAAGATTAGGATCCATTTTTCATCTGATTCTCTCTCTTTCCTGATTCTAGATGAGTTAAAATTTTACATGAATAAACCAAAAACACATAAGCTCTAAACATAGGAGAACATATAAGCATCCATTTTTTATcttattctctctcttttctAATTCTGGGTTGGTCAAAATTTTACATGAGTAACCAAAAACAGAAAAGGTCTAAATATAGGAGAACATATTAGCATCCATTTTTCatcttattctctctctctctctctctttcttttctacttctaggtgacttcaaaattttacatgagTAAACCAAAAACAGAAAGGTCTAAATCTAGAAGAACATATTAGCATCCATTTTTCATcttattctctctcttttctgaTTCTGGGTGAGATAATTTCCATGAGTAAACCAAAAACAGAAAAAATCCAAATATAGGAGAATATATAATGTGCTAATGCATGTTATCATTACGATGAAACTTACTCGGATAATATATATTGCATCATGAATTAATACTGTATGCCAAGCATTTTGTGAGTTGCAGGACTAAAATAACTCTGCTAGCAGCTAATATCTGTAATTAGATACTTGAACCTAGTTGTGAAACTGAAGAATTAATGTATAAAAGAAATAACAAAGGAATTTTGCATACTTCAGTATGCGATGTATAGCACGTGATCACAATTCGAATTCCATAATCAAGTGTTCAAAAGTGCCCCTGAATTACAGCAACTGATATCCTCCTAAAAGATGGTCCTTGAAGGACCAAAAAGCAACAACAAATTTACTATTTTTCTTCCTCTACTGATCCATTACAGCGTAGCACGAGTAAATTTTATATTTCCTGTTTGAAAACACATGCATAAGCAGAAAGCTTCAGGTGGAACCAAGCAGTTGTTCAaagagaacaagaaaaagaaaaaaatggtgaTTTTTATACCGCAAACGCCATCATTCACACGAGAAGAGAAGATGGTCCGCGGAATGTGCCCGGCGTTCCGGCAATAGAATTCCCCTTCTGGGCAGGCTGATGTCCCTGCAAACCCCAAGAAGAAGAACCGAACTCAGAAAATCCAATGAATCGAATAAAACAATAACAAATGGATCGCCAGAAAACCTAATCCTAAGACCTTCTTGGTAGAATCCTACCATTGTCCATGAAACCCACAACACGGGAACAAATTTGCAACATCAACCTCATCAAGAATAAGAGAAGCGGTAAAGAAAGTGAAAAAGGTCCCCTCCACGGAGACACTGACCCGGTTCGTCCGTTCCATCGGGGCAGTCGCAGAATTCATCATTGAGCTGTTGCTTGGTGAACTTCTTGGATCCATCCTTGCATTTGATCACATCGGACTTATAGTAACCCTCATCTGCCAACCGGAGCAATCAAAACAGTAAGCCATTTTATTCCCCAAGAAAAAGGGAGATcgagggaaagaaaaaaagacgAATAGAACCAGGAACAAGCGCGATCGAAGAGAGCACCTTGAGGGGCGATTCCCAACAGCTCGCGGGGAGGAAGGGAGGTGAATCCGCCGACCCACAACAAGCAGAAACATGAGATCGCGATAGAAACTCGGATGCGATGGGTCCTCATCGGTCCCTCGTGAGCGGATACACTTCGTCTCTTCCGCGGTGTTGTTGGCAGagcacaacagcagcagcagcagcagagaggGATCGCCTTGGTTTAATTAACACACCCGACCGAACAATGACTAGGAGAAGATCGAGCGCGCAACACCTGCTTGGCGAGATCCTAGCCGTCGATTTTTTGTATGATCCAACCTGGTGCAGCAACCGTTAGTGGTGTTTATTGTTAATGTCAAACGAGTAGCGTACCCAcaaatttcttatttattttattaccgattaatttaaaaaaaaaaaaataagatagatatgaatttaaatttaaaccCTGAGACCTTTCAATAATACAACAACAGAAACTTTGTATTACCAGTATTAATCCCAATAAATCTCATCCTATTTGAACTAGCTAGTCAAGTATTCCAACTCATCACAGGTCCATTACCTTTGATTTGCACAGATTCCAAATCTAATTAATGAGTGTCCCAATTGAAGTTAGATGAATCCAGATCTAAAAAAAACATCCCTACATTTGTGACACAGAAAGATTGGCATACTAATTTTGATTTAGGCCACAACATTGAGATGGAATACAGCACAATCTGCACTACGAGAGTAGTAGAGTCTGCCATATGACCTGCTAAACACTCAAGGTTGACGGGTTGAGAGATGGAAATGTGCCAAATGTTCAAaagcaataataattattaacatACAGTCCATATGTAATTTCTTAATTTCAACTATTATAAAACAGAAGGGAAGAAATTTATGACAGCAAACTTAGTCGAGAAGCATATACGAGATGAACAAATGCACAGCAGCAAATGCTCGAGGGGGAAAAAGGAACGCCTTCAAGGCTTATAAAGGGGACGAACTTTTTCTCTTATGCATGTTATCCTCCTGAGAGGAGGAATGTGCCAGTGCTGATGATGACATAGCAGCATGGTATGATGAGGAGACCAGTTGAGCAAGTGCTGGCATTGCCCCTCCTGCGAACCATGACGAGTATCAGAACCACAGTTAATAGAGAAGACCAAGAAAATATGCTAAACTATCtttcaaacaaataaaaatgTCATGTATATACTAAGTTTTGTTCAGAACCATGTGAAAATAAAAGAAGTTAAGAACCATCTTCTCATAACATACTCCATGTAACCGTAATTATCTGAATATTAGCAGATAATGGAAAACATAACCAATATTGAAAATTAACAAAGCTCGGTCATCGCAAGATTTTAAAGGCAAACAAAGGATAACAGAAAAAAATGAAGTTTCTGATGCAGAAGGTGAACCCAATCAGACATTGTTCGATATCAAGGGATTGCCATTACAATGCTAGCGAGTAAGAGTCATCAgcagtgtgtgtgcgcgcgcataTGCCAATATACTTTTTTTGTGCAGGGAAACCAGGCACGTGCCTGTGCACAAGATTGGAACAAACTAGAATAGTGTGGCATGGCAAGCACATGGGCCATACCAAGTCGATCTATGGCCAATAACATGCTCTGCAAATAACTTGGCACCCGTTGTTGGTAGCTGTAATTTACCGAGTTcgtcaagaaaaaaaataaagccaTAAAATGTTGGATTAGTAAATAATTTATGGGGACCAAATTTCTCGCAAAAAAGGGGCAGATGTCTGACAATCTCTCCTAGGATCACGGAATGAACTTCATGAAGGTCTTCTAAATTTTATGCGAATGACACTGTTAACAATGAAACAGAGAATCCAACCAAGTGGAAATAACAAGACTTGAAGATATTTGGACTGTCAAGTGAACGGAGACCAAAATATCTGAACAATGTTATCGCAAAAGTGGATCAAGATTATCTATTTCCCTAATGCAACAGCAGGAACTAAATCATCAATCATAAACAACAACAAAATTGAAATCAATCGCTGTAACAAATGGGAAAATCTCTTGGAAGTGTGGAGTTGGCAACCAAACAAAAGTGATTACGCTAAGAAACAAAACATTAGAGAAAGCTCAAAAACTGAGAGAGAACTTGTCATATTATAGCAGCTACATTCATAGTAAACATAAACAAATTAACAAAAGAACACTAGATCAGAAAAAACCTTATCTTATGCATCCAGatggatttgagagaaataaaaGTTTACAGGAAAGTGGAAGAACAAATGGAACCAAAAACATAGAAAATCCATCTTAAATGCCCAGGTGTTTGTGAAGAATTCTAGTTGAAACTAATTATATTAACAATGAAGGATACTGAAAAAGGTCACTTGACTATGTTGAACAAAACAAGATCTTGTGATTTTAACCTGACAATAGAATAGTATTTACTAGTAGTTTCCTCGAGAACCACATTCATCCATATCAAATCTTTAAAGATGTTATTTCCAACACTTATAAATAGCCACAATCATGAAGTGCGTGTATAATTAAAACAAGAGTGAAAACCAAGAATATTGCAAAATTCAAATATCAAATAAAAAGCTTCTGAACATCAAGGTATAAAAAAAATGTAGTTTAATGTAAACCTTAACAATAAATAATGGAACTTCAAAACACTTGCAATGTCTATTCAAACAGGGAAGGCCATATCATGGTATAGCACCTGTACCAGCTGATATGTTATGATATAATTGTGGAACTCGACATGGACTATCCAAAACAAATTTGAGTAGGACAGTGTTCCACCCTAGACTGTTCTGTTCGGAGCAGTTGGAACATATAATCTACCTGGTCATCTAAATCAATTGAGTCTTCCAAATCCCAATGCTGCAGAGAAGGGAGAAGGAAAAGGGGAAGAAGCCTTGAACTGAGGGCCAAGCACAAGGAGGCAAAGGTATATAACAGTTTGGATTTTCTGTTTTTGGTTTACTTCTTGGTCTCCTTCAATTTAATCTAattgttttttgttttccttttctgaAATCACAAGATATCAGTACCGGAAGGCAGACTACCCACTTGCATGCCACACAAGTTCATCCGACTAAGGAACAGTATGGGTACCATTAACAAAATGACAATACTTGGTGCCAGATACCAGTCCTTTTTGGATGCTTCTTGACACATgtttgatagtttaaaacatttGATGTCATAGCAATATCTACATTATTCGTTAAATATGGTGTACAGGAAGGTGATGGTTCATCTACATAAGGTTTCTAGGCATACTGATAGCAATATATACCATCTTTACTATGTGCGCAATCTACTTAATTCTTTGCTACATGAATATGGTTGTTATGCTTAAACATAAGATAGTAACTGAATTCTACAAAAGTCACCATATAAGAATATTAATTATATCCTAAAGTACATGCAATGAGGTTTTTTTTTGGATTATGGTACAATATACCCATGTTTCATAGCATATGACTCTTATACAATGATGACCCACTAGAAAATTCTAAAGAAAAGCACAATCTGACCTGCCAATCCAGCACAAGCTGATGAGAAAACAATTACAGGTGGCACCTGCAAAGATAAAATATTCAGTCAGGGCCAGCCATGCAACATTAAGCTCTCACTAGAGCATCACATACATCAAAGAAATGGATAATCACATTAAAAATTAATCGCCCAACTAAATGtcaaatttcagtctctattatAGCTAGAAATATTGATATCTACAATTGATTAAGAAGCCTCTATTATAGGTACATTCCCTAGACACAAAGAGGATTAACACAAGGTAACTAAATTGGTCCAAAAGCTGACAAACTAAAAATTATGATGATAAAGATTTACAATAGGACTCACAAAAATTATGATGGTAACATAAGTAACTAGGATTGGGTGTAAAACAGTATAGGCTAGTATATATTTCTCTGCAGAATGTTCTTTTTCCTCAGAAGGGAGCAAAAACATGGTTTGTACTAGGTAGTTTTGGCTGGTCCAGATCAGGATCTACACAAGTCAATACTGTAATCCTGAAAATATCAGGGACACACGGGCATTCCCATAACTCAACCACCTGCAAACCTTGAGCAAGAAGACAAGGTTTTCACACTTCACAAGGATCCTGATGCATGAAATCAGAAAACAGAAGGATCTTAATTCATGCAATGTAACCATAAAATAATCATGTCAAAATCAACTGCGAAGCAAGAAAAGAGACTAACGCATCAATACACAAGATATAGAACTAATGTACTTACACCAATAAAAAAATGTAACCACATAGGCCCCTTGACCCACCTCCTCACGATAGGCATAACTGCGAAAATTGACAAAATATACATGGATTACAAGCATGAAGGTCAAAACGTATATGAAGTTATGGGCAAtttttt
Protein-coding regions in this window:
- the LOC135674769 gene encoding uncharacterized protein LOC135674769; protein product: MGDPKPSHERCHLCSGPLSKDLETSSWTVAPLIRDGFSMIGTAIGGTASAVYGFNHVMPIVRRWVKGPMWLHFFIGVPPVIVFSSACAGLAGGAMPALAQLVSSSYHAAMSSSALAHSSSQEDNMHKRKSSSPL